The proteins below come from a single Panicum hallii strain FIL2 chromosome 7, PHallii_v3.1, whole genome shotgun sequence genomic window:
- the LOC112900775 gene encoding septin and tuftelin-interacting protein 1 homolog 1-like, whose translation MPKLSAAAESWEPRWEPVPCHAWVHPWIPLLGRRHEPLVATVRCKLGNALVGWRAPRATADHDMVLPWKDAFGPAAWEEFVGRHVVPYLRQGLRAVRVTPPKQEDGGFGGVMRWLSVVPARDMARLLEEEGFLGKWQDALCRWLWAARPTVAEATAWHEGWKRLLTPELLADERVRAPIEAGLQKISRAAQGLEIYRPPGREQHAGQASSWRYRSRRRAAFGRGGNSRH comes from the coding sequence ATGCCGAAGCTGTCGGCCGCCGCCGAGTCGTGGGAGCCGCGGTGGGAGCCCGTGCCGTGCCACGCCTGGGTGCACCCGTGGATCCCGCTCCTCGGGCGCCGGCACGAGCCGCTGGTCGCGACGGTGCGGTGCAAGCTCGGTAACGCGCTGGTGGGATGGCGCGCGCCCCGCGCCACGGCCGACCACGACATGGTGCTGCCGTGGAAGGACGCGTTTGGGCCGGCGGCGTGGGAGGAGTTCGTCGGCCGGCACGTCGTGCCGTACCTGAGGCAGGGCCTACGGGCGGTGCGCGTCACGCCGCCCAAGCAGGAGGACGGCGGGTTCGGCGGGGTGATGAGGTGGTTGTCCGTGGTGCCGGCGCGGGACATGGCGCGGCTCCTGGAGGAGGAGGGTTTCTTGGGCAAGTGGCAGGACGCGCTGTGCCGGTGGCTGTGGGCCGCGAGACCCACCGTGGCGGAGGCCACGGCGTGGCACGAAGGGTGGAAGCGGCTGTTGACGCCGGAGTTGCTCGCCGACGAGCGTGTGCGTGCTCCCATCGAGGCCGGCCTCCAAAAGATCAGCCGCGCGGCGCAGGGTCTGGAGATTTACCGGCCGCCTGGACGGGAGCAGCACGCCGGCCAGGCCAGCTCCTGGCGATACAGATCACGACGGCGCGCGGCCTTTGGTCGTGGAGGCAATAGTAGGCACTGA